The DNA region AACGTCGAGCAGTTGCAAAAAACCTTTGCCGAGATCGGTGATTCGATTGCCTGTGTGATCCTGGAACCGTTCGCCGGCAATATGAATCTGGTCAAGCCGAGCCAGGCCTTTGTTCAGGCACTGCGTGCCCTGACCAGCCAGCACGGTTCTGTGCTGATCTACGACGAAGTCATGACCGGTTTCCGCGTGGATCTGCACTGTGCCCAGCACCTGCATGGCATCACACCGGACATGACCACGCTGGGCAAGGTCGTGGGGGGAGGCATGCCGCTGGCGGCCTTTGGTGGCCGCGCCGACATTATGGGCTGTATCGCCCCGCTGGGCAGCGTCTATCAGGCAGGTACCCTCTCGGGGAATCCGCTGGCCGTTGCGGCGGGGCTGACAACCCTGCGGCTGATTCAGCGACCGGGCTTCCATGAAGCGTTGTCTGCCCGGACGGCGCAATTGGCTCAGGGTATTAGCCAGGCGGCCAGGGCGGCCGGTGTGCCGATGTGTGCGGATAGCGTGGGCGGGATGTTCGGTCTGTACATGGCTGAATCGGTACCGTCGTCGTTTGCCGAGGTCTCGGCAGCGGATGTCGCGGCTTTCCGTCGTTTCTTCCACGGTATGCTGGACAAGGGGGTGTATCTGGCACCATCGGCCTTCGAGGCGGGCTTTGTGTCGGACGCCCACAGCGAATCGTTGATTGAGGAAACCATTGCACTGGCCGCGCAGGTACTGAAGGCGCTGTAAGCGATGCGGATGTAAAAAAAGGGGCCTCGGCCCCTTTTTTTCATGCCTGAATCAGCGCATCGAGAATGAAATCCGGTAGCGGCTGGGCCGGCACGGTGACACGGATCAGATGATTAACGGCCGGATGGCTCGGCCGGTGGA from Paludibacterium sp. B53371 includes:
- the hemL gene encoding glutamate-1-semialdehyde 2,1-aminomutase encodes the protein MSRNQQLFERAKQHIPGGVNSPVRAFGSVGGTPRFITRANGPYVWDADGNRFIDYVGSWGPAILGHAHPEVIAAVQKAALGGLSFGAPTEGEIDLAEAICRLVPSIEQVRLVSSGTEATMSAIRLARGFTGRDTIVKFEGCYHGHSDSLLVKAGSGLLTFGTPSSGGVPADFTKHTLVLEYNNVEQLQKTFAEIGDSIACVILEPFAGNMNLVKPSQAFVQALRALTSQHGSVLIYDEVMTGFRVDLHCAQHLHGITPDMTTLGKVVGGGMPLAAFGGRADIMGCIAPLGSVYQAGTLSGNPLAVAAGLTTLRLIQRPGFHEALSARTAQLAQGISQAARAAGVPMCADSVGGMFGLYMAESVPSSFAEVSAADVAAFRRFFHGMLDKGVYLAPSAFEAGFVSDAHSESLIEETIALAAQVLKAL